A DNA window from Actinokineospora baliensis contains the following coding sequences:
- the eccE gene encoding type VII secretion protein EccE, translating to MANLVVLEVGVAIGLVLLAIDVKLVYVAIAVAAVALVVAFLRWRGRWFTQWIGLTVRYTFRSHSRVSKPAAPVSIEELAATDGSAVTGPDDPRVSLLRLAVPDLVVAHGVDHERRPLGMAWHEGTWTAVLLVDPAPALVSQVGSTPSLPLGALAPCLEDRGVVLDAIQVIWHCYPGSAALPPNSPALASYLEVLGPLSAAARRTTWVAVRLDPRRCPAAVRERGGGVVGAHRALIGALSRVRNALESRGVPTRPLDPDELLKAGIAAAELTGVAGSNTPVGLRERWTGVTAAGIGHASYAITGWPQGKAATTLNALTGVRALSATVAMSISPGADDGQVGLRGLVRVSARTPEELSHADERLDAISDRLGITLTPLRGLQVAGLAATLPLGGQA from the coding sequence GTGGCGAACCTCGTGGTGCTGGAGGTCGGCGTCGCGATCGGCTTGGTGCTGCTGGCGATCGACGTGAAGCTGGTCTACGTCGCGATCGCGGTCGCCGCCGTCGCGCTGGTGGTCGCGTTCCTGCGGTGGCGCGGCCGCTGGTTCACCCAGTGGATCGGCCTGACCGTGCGCTACACGTTCCGCTCGCACTCCCGGGTCAGCAAGCCCGCTGCCCCGGTGAGCATCGAGGAGTTGGCCGCCACCGACGGGTCCGCGGTCACCGGCCCGGACGACCCCAGGGTGAGCCTGCTGCGGTTGGCCGTGCCCGACCTGGTCGTCGCGCACGGGGTCGACCACGAGCGCAGGCCGCTGGGCATGGCCTGGCACGAGGGCACCTGGACCGCGGTGCTGCTGGTGGACCCGGCGCCCGCGCTGGTCAGCCAGGTCGGGTCGACGCCGAGCCTGCCGCTCGGCGCGCTGGCGCCGTGCCTGGAGGACCGCGGTGTGGTGCTCGACGCGATCCAGGTGATCTGGCACTGCTACCCGGGTAGCGCGGCCCTGCCGCCCAACTCCCCCGCGCTGGCGTCGTACCTGGAGGTGCTCGGCCCGCTGTCCGCGGCGGCCAGGCGCACCACCTGGGTCGCGGTGCGGCTGGACCCGAGGCGCTGCCCGGCGGCGGTCCGCGAGCGCGGCGGCGGCGTCGTCGGCGCGCACCGGGCGCTGATCGGCGCGCTGTCGCGGGTGCGCAACGCGCTGGAGTCGCGCGGGGTGCCGACCCGCCCGCTGGACCCGGACGAGCTGCTCAAGGCGGGCATCGCCGCGGCCGAGCTGACCGGGGTCGCCGGGTCGAACACCCCGGTCGGCCTGCGCGAGCGCTGGACCGGGGTCACCGCGGCGGGCATCGGGCACGCCAGCTACGCGATCACCGGCTGGCCGCAGGGCAAGGCGGCGACCACCCTCAACGCGCTGACCGGGGTGCGCGCGCTGTCGGCGACCGTGGCGATGTCGATCTCGCCGGGTGCTGACGACGGCCAGGTCGGCCTGCGCGGCCTGGTCCGGGTCAGCGCCCGCACGCCGGAGGAGCTCAGCCACGCCGACGAGCGGCTCGACGCGATCTCCGACCGGCTGGGGATCACCCTGACCCCGCTGCGCGGCCTGCAGGTCGCCGGGCTGGCCGCCACGCTGCCGCTGGGAGGGCAGGCATGA
- a CDS encoding LppU/SCO3897 family protein, which produces MTRRLRPARPSGSVLIWPVVGLVLMGLLAIRAAESDEPAAVAPAAPTPTISTTAVVDDVDRAQVGNCFRDLNSGDTHDFRLTDCGYDTYELLARLPGSADTCPSDKANWSARSHDTTLCLRYRYPGGTGNLEVGECATRTPGGKTVPGDCRPGAFTVSGKHYKTADAGKCGKDIGFAQPHPSRAELDVVLCLRYRYIDDTGAAEVRNCLTKVRENGVELLRFGDCVKGNLYLTGRTKGNNKPYCATDVAVFYDQPQFPELDYTVCLRWI; this is translated from the coding sequence GTGACTCGTCGACTGCGCCCAGCACGACCGTCCGGCTCCGTCCTGATCTGGCCCGTGGTCGGCCTCGTGCTCATGGGCCTGCTCGCGATCCGCGCCGCCGAGTCGGACGAGCCCGCTGCCGTTGCCCCAGCCGCACCGACTCCGACGATCTCCACCACCGCGGTGGTCGACGACGTGGACCGGGCCCAGGTCGGCAACTGCTTCCGCGACCTGAACAGCGGTGACACCCACGACTTCCGGCTGACCGATTGCGGTTACGACACCTACGAACTCCTGGCGCGCCTGCCCGGCAGCGCGGACACCTGCCCGTCGGACAAGGCGAACTGGTCCGCCCGCTCCCACGACACGACCCTCTGCCTGCGGTACCGGTACCCCGGCGGCACGGGCAACCTGGAGGTCGGCGAGTGCGCGACCCGAACCCCCGGCGGCAAGACGGTCCCCGGGGACTGCCGCCCCGGCGCGTTCACCGTGTCCGGCAAGCACTACAAGACCGCGGACGCGGGCAAGTGCGGCAAGGACATCGGATTCGCCCAACCCCATCCCAGCCGGGCGGAGCTGGACGTGGTCCTGTGCCTGCGCTACCGCTACATAGACGACACGGGCGCGGCCGAAGTCCGCAATTGCCTGACGAAGGTCCGGGAAAACGGCGTGGAACTCCTCCGCTTCGGCGACTGCGTCAAGGGGAACCTCTACCTGACCGGCCGCACCAAGGGGAACAACAAACCCTACTGTGCCACCGACGTCGCCGTGTTCTACGACCAACCCCAGTTCCCGGAGCTGGATTACACCGTCTGCTTGCGCTGGATCTGA
- a CDS encoding WXG100 family type VII secretion target, which yields MRRADDNDSWDWAPVVSTTDDWQPAPREAALATAAEPVAAAEQPWGQPELASAAQPLPSHGGLDGADIESNYAAYLDFLSRLCRELGVPDPVEEYFAPVVGRWSELHAEADRWRAVGAYSEVVVGELTKPLGGLDAAWQGADADSFIEYMTRVGLAGNDMSDAMIAMGEVLDLTADGLREVVLELAGVLAEVAHNTSQAMAQPGRGEDRTRQYLDQMNRPTRQLFEAVRQIMEALVRLFDGMDGSKVFEPITMAHTFPEENWAVTPVQVPSVTVPGGPGTSVPSSSTIPSSPDFGGGGGFGGGGGGFGGTGSGLSSAPGTQPQPGAYVTLGEAGPSKPAGMPVAGAAASGGPTGAGGMMGGMPMGMGGMGAGGGNTDHKRRTRVTGDPEEIFGKPTKSSPPVIGDD from the coding sequence ATGCGGCGAGCCGACGACAACGACAGCTGGGACTGGGCACCGGTGGTCAGCACCACCGACGACTGGCAGCCCGCGCCGCGGGAGGCCGCGCTGGCCACCGCCGCCGAGCCGGTGGCCGCCGCCGAGCAGCCGTGGGGGCAGCCCGAGCTGGCCTCGGCCGCGCAGCCGCTGCCGTCGCACGGCGGCCTCGACGGTGCCGACATCGAGTCGAACTACGCGGCGTACCTGGACTTCCTGAGCCGGTTGTGCCGCGAGCTCGGCGTCCCCGACCCGGTCGAGGAGTACTTCGCGCCGGTGGTCGGCCGGTGGAGCGAGCTGCACGCCGAGGCCGACCGCTGGCGCGCGGTCGGCGCGTACTCCGAGGTCGTGGTCGGCGAGCTGACCAAGCCGCTCGGCGGCCTCGACGCGGCCTGGCAGGGCGCCGACGCCGACTCGTTCATCGAGTACATGACCAGGGTCGGCCTCGCGGGCAACGACATGTCCGACGCCATGATCGCGATGGGCGAGGTGCTCGACCTGACCGCCGACGGCCTGCGCGAGGTCGTCCTCGAGCTGGCCGGGGTGCTCGCGGAGGTCGCGCACAACACCTCCCAGGCGATGGCCCAACCCGGCCGGGGCGAGGACCGCACCCGCCAGTACCTCGACCAGATGAACCGCCCCACCCGCCAGCTGTTCGAGGCCGTCCGCCAGATCATGGAAGCCCTGGTGCGGTTGTTCGACGGCATGGACGGGTCCAAGGTGTTCGAGCCGATCACCATGGCGCACACGTTCCCGGAGGAGAACTGGGCCGTTACCCCGGTCCAGGTCCCCTCGGTGACCGTTCCCGGCGGCCCCGGCACCTCCGTGCCCTCGTCGTCGACCATCCCCTCCTCGCCCGACTTCGGCGGTGGCGGCGGTTTCGGTGGCGGTGGCGGGGGATTCGGCGGCACGGGTAGCGGTCTCAGCTCGGCCCCGGGCACCCAGCCGCAGCCCGGCGCCTACGTGACCCTCGGCGAAGCGGGCCCCAGCAAGCCCGCTGGCATGCCGGTCGCGGGCGCCGCGGCCAGCGGTGGACCCACCGGCGCGGGCGGGATGATGGGCGGCATGCCCATGGGCATGGGCGGCATGGGAGCGGGCGGAGGCAACACCGACCACAAGCGCCGCACCCGCGTCACCGGCGACCCTGAGGAGATCTTCGGCAAGCCCACCAAATCCTCCCCACCGGTAATCGGCGACGACTGA
- the mycP gene encoding type VII secretion-associated serine protease mycosin yields the protein MRTARRFAAVVGAAALAVALPLPGSAQTSPTRTPDERAERIASMAEPPPPDPAVAVPSGSDPDTAYTLANNCIGSLNQGTDLKNKPWGQMQLRFDELHQFATGKDVLVAVIDTGVRAHPYFGGRVQPGGDFVVKDKQGLEDCDGHGTEVAGIIAANPPGDIGFRGIAPESRILSIRQSSANYKGVRVPGEQALPAGTLETLAKAVVLAADQGARVINMSVDNCRAVADGPITPAERQLQAALRYAYEQKDVVLVASAGNTGEKGCPDQRNGVDPNKPTHIVTPPWFADYVISVAAMGRSGDPAEFSVQGPWVSVAAPGTDIISLDPATNGLANLQVLQDGKQVSIQGTSFAAPYVAGLAALIRERFPYLKADQVANRIKVSASHPAAPGGRDNLVGYGMINPIGALTTLIPSEQGVRPDEALNVRAALPAPEIKNWAPTQVAMVGAAGGVLLLLLTLFVVHTIRRNRPGTRREIRGSA from the coding sequence ATGAGGACGGCCCGCCGGTTCGCCGCTGTGGTCGGCGCGGCGGCGTTGGCGGTCGCGTTGCCGCTGCCCGGTTCGGCGCAGACCAGCCCGACCAGGACGCCGGACGAGCGGGCCGAGCGGATCGCGTCGATGGCCGAGCCGCCACCGCCGGACCCGGCGGTGGCCGTGCCGAGCGGGTCCGACCCGGACACCGCCTACACCCTGGCCAACAACTGCATCGGCTCGCTCAACCAGGGCACGGACCTGAAGAACAAGCCGTGGGGCCAGATGCAGCTGCGCTTCGACGAGCTGCACCAGTTCGCCACCGGCAAGGACGTGCTGGTCGCGGTGATCGACACCGGCGTGCGCGCGCACCCGTACTTCGGCGGGCGGGTGCAGCCGGGCGGCGACTTCGTGGTCAAGGACAAGCAGGGCCTCGAGGACTGCGACGGGCACGGCACCGAGGTCGCCGGGATCATCGCGGCCAACCCGCCCGGCGACATCGGTTTCCGCGGTATCGCCCCGGAATCGCGGATCCTGTCGATCCGCCAGTCGAGCGCGAACTACAAGGGCGTGCGGGTCCCCGGCGAGCAGGCGCTGCCCGCGGGCACGTTGGAGACCCTGGCCAAGGCCGTGGTGCTGGCCGCGGACCAGGGCGCGCGCGTGATCAACATGTCGGTGGACAACTGCCGCGCGGTCGCCGACGGTCCGATCACCCCGGCGGAGCGGCAGCTGCAGGCCGCGCTGCGCTACGCCTACGAGCAGAAGGACGTCGTGCTCGTCGCCTCGGCGGGCAACACCGGCGAGAAGGGCTGCCCCGACCAGCGCAACGGCGTCGACCCGAACAAGCCGACGCACATCGTCACCCCGCCCTGGTTCGCCGACTACGTGATCTCGGTGGCCGCCATGGGCCGCAGCGGCGACCCGGCCGAGTTCTCGGTGCAGGGCCCGTGGGTGAGCGTCGCGGCGCCGGGCACCGACATCATCTCGCTCGACCCGGCGACCAACGGCCTGGCGAACCTGCAGGTGCTGCAGGACGGCAAGCAGGTGTCGATCCAGGGCACCAGCTTCGCCGCGCCGTACGTGGCCGGGTTGGCCGCGCTGATCCGCGAGCGCTTCCCGTACCTGAAGGCGGACCAGGTGGCCAACCGGATCAAGGTCTCCGCCTCGCACCCGGCGGCGCCGGGCGGCCGGGACAACCTGGTCGGCTACGGCATGATCAACCCGATCGGCGCGCTGACCACCCTGATCCCCAGCGAGCAGGGCGTCCGCCCGGACGAGGCGCTCAACGTCCGCGCCGCGCTCCCGGCCCCGGAGATCAAGAACTGGGCGCCGACGCAGGTGGCGATGGTCGGCGCGGCAGGCGGGGTGCTGTTGTTGCTGCTCACGCTGTTCGTGGTGCACACGATCCGCCGCAACCGACCCGGCACGCGCCGCGAGATCCGCGGGTCGGCCTAG
- the eccD gene encoding type VII secretion integral membrane protein EccD, with product MAAGTTVFSRVTVVAPRTRIDVALPADVSVADLLPMLLEMAGETTPDGGARHGGWCLAKLGDNPLDPSRTLGSLGVVDGDMLQLRKRAENPPPPLFDDVVDAIAESTPDSYRPWTKETANRIGHIAGALALVTGAFAVLMAGPLWGGGNLGPAITAGTGAVIAVALGAVFARAYQARTTGVLIAAAGGLPLAFVSGLSIVPGEPGRPSLLLASALVLIVASASIMVIGAGITTFVAAGTAAALGVIAFAVATLIAHPAAGIAAGTVAVALGALSVLPRLTIQLARLPLPNVPGSAEDLKEDTGFPDYRSIERRAGLAHEYMTGMIIGCGSAAAIGAIVSAGAPGVWGVLLGVVATLVLLLRARTYANGSQAIALLATGMLAAAGILLGWLFTADTFGRLLWVFGALVLLSAGALVLGVVFPEQRFSPPLRRTVEIIEAICIAVVLPIALAVMDLYSTLRGVSFS from the coding sequence GTGGCAGCCGGTACGACCGTGTTCAGCAGAGTGACCGTGGTCGCGCCGAGAACGCGCATCGACGTGGCGCTCCCGGCCGACGTCTCGGTCGCCGACCTGCTGCCGATGCTGCTGGAGATGGCCGGGGAGACCACCCCGGACGGCGGCGCGCGCCACGGCGGCTGGTGCCTGGCCAAGCTGGGCGACAACCCGCTCGACCCCAGCCGCACCCTCGGCTCGCTCGGCGTCGTCGACGGCGACATGCTGCAGCTGCGCAAGCGCGCGGAGAACCCGCCGCCGCCGCTGTTCGACGACGTCGTGGACGCCATCGCCGAGTCCACCCCGGACAGCTACCGGCCGTGGACCAAGGAGACCGCCAACCGGATCGGCCACATCGCGGGCGCGCTCGCGCTGGTCACCGGCGCGTTCGCGGTGCTGATGGCCGGTCCGCTGTGGGGCGGGGGCAACCTGGGTCCGGCGATCACCGCGGGCACCGGCGCGGTGATCGCGGTCGCGCTCGGCGCGGTGTTCGCCCGCGCCTACCAGGCCCGCACCACCGGTGTGCTGATCGCGGCGGCTGGCGGGCTGCCGCTGGCGTTCGTCAGCGGGTTGTCCATCGTGCCTGGGGAACCGGGGCGGCCGAGCCTGCTGCTGGCCTCGGCGCTGGTGCTGATCGTGGCGTCGGCGTCGATCATGGTCATCGGCGCGGGGATCACCACCTTCGTCGCGGCCGGGACCGCCGCCGCGCTCGGGGTGATCGCCTTCGCCGTGGCGACGCTGATCGCGCACCCCGCGGCCGGGATCGCGGCCGGGACGGTCGCGGTGGCGCTGGGCGCGCTGTCGGTGCTGCCCCGGTTGACCATCCAGTTGGCGAGGTTGCCGCTGCCGAACGTGCCGGGCAGCGCGGAGGACCTCAAGGAGGACACCGGTTTCCCCGACTACCGCTCGATCGAGCGGCGCGCGGGCCTCGCGCACGAGTACATGACCGGCATGATCATCGGTTGCGGTTCGGCCGCGGCGATCGGCGCGATCGTCTCCGCGGGCGCGCCCGGTGTCTGGGGCGTGCTGCTCGGTGTCGTCGCGACGCTGGTGCTGCTGCTGCGGGCGCGCACCTACGCCAACGGCAGCCAGGCGATCGCGTTGCTGGCCACCGGGATGCTGGCCGCGGCGGGGATCCTGCTCGGCTGGCTGTTCACCGCGGACACCTTCGGTCGGCTGCTGTGGGTCTTCGGCGCGCTGGTGCTGCTCTCGGCCGGGGCGCTGGTGCTCGGTGTGGTGTTCCCCGAGCAGCGCTTCTCGCCGCCGCTGCGCCGGACCGTGGAGATCATCGAGGCCATCTGCATCGCGGTGGTGCTGCCGATCGCGCTCGCGGTGATGGACCTGTACTCGACGCTGCGGGGTGTGAGCTTCTCATGA
- the eccB gene encoding type VII secretion protein EccB, translated as MPSTPTTKSQVQAYRFVLRRMQSALVRKDAVMLHDPMRTHSRATVVGICIAAVAMVGFLVYGLLKPAPKLPNESGIIIAKPSGAVYVLLTNTEKGKVLIPTFNLASARLLLLARTNPGAQGQPGSQTDGGGTTAPTEAEVIPDDKLVGIPRDRLTGIQDGPQLLPGAGQRIGADWAVCDEYKLDPSLNNKAAENKIETTVAGGVTELGPELAAEEALLVKSATKDTYLVYRTPATANIKNANTVRAKVDMSKGNVRAALALSDSSTRQITTGLLNAIPEAPALTPPTIPGRGEKSQVDVNGMPVGSVVQVERAGRTDYYVVLVDGVQQVKKTTADLIRFTTTEGGAEITKVRPDQIPASSATPPIDDNSYPEVVPEVLSPVNYPVACLGWNIVGSGPTAEQHTEVHIGKEMPLPRNATGKPASIEVTTPSADGERLNYFYMPPGRAAVVRGATSPQDFATGPIYLISDRGVKFGIPDQRTAAALGLADQLPAPDAIVRLLPNGASLNTRDVLQTYDVVPVDAGRFPSTTPSALPVQQPQPTPGG; from the coding sequence ATGCCATCAACACCGACAACCAAGTCCCAGGTCCAGGCGTACCGCTTCGTGCTGCGGCGGATGCAATCCGCCCTGGTGCGCAAGGACGCGGTCATGCTGCACGACCCGATGCGCACGCACAGCAGGGCCACCGTGGTCGGGATCTGCATCGCCGCGGTCGCCATGGTCGGCTTCCTGGTCTACGGGCTGCTCAAGCCCGCGCCGAAGCTGCCCAACGAGTCCGGGATCATCATCGCCAAGCCCTCCGGCGCGGTGTACGTGCTGCTCACCAACACCGAGAAGGGGAAGGTGCTCATCCCCACCTTCAACCTCGCCTCGGCGCGGCTGCTGCTGCTCGCCCGCACCAACCCCGGCGCGCAGGGCCAGCCGGGCAGCCAGACCGACGGCGGCGGCACGACCGCGCCGACCGAGGCCGAGGTGATCCCGGACGACAAGCTGGTCGGCATCCCGCGCGACCGGCTCACCGGCATCCAGGACGGCCCGCAGCTGCTGCCGGGCGCGGGCCAGCGCATCGGCGCCGACTGGGCGGTGTGCGACGAGTACAAGCTCGACCCGAGCCTGAACAACAAGGCCGCCGAGAACAAGATCGAGACGACCGTGGCAGGCGGGGTCACCGAGCTCGGCCCCGAGCTGGCCGCCGAGGAAGCGCTGCTGGTCAAGTCCGCGACCAAGGACACCTACCTGGTCTACCGCACCCCGGCGACGGCGAACATCAAGAACGCCAACACGGTGCGCGCCAAGGTGGACATGAGCAAGGGCAACGTCCGCGCGGCGCTCGCGCTGTCGGACAGCTCCACCAGGCAGATCACCACGGGCCTGCTCAACGCCATCCCGGAGGCCCCGGCGCTCACCCCGCCGACCATCCCGGGGCGGGGCGAGAAGAGCCAGGTCGACGTCAACGGCATGCCGGTCGGGTCGGTCGTGCAGGTGGAGCGCGCGGGCCGCACCGACTACTACGTGGTGCTCGTCGACGGCGTGCAGCAGGTGAAGAAGACCACCGCGGACCTGATCCGGTTCACCACGACCGAGGGCGGCGCGGAGATCACCAAGGTCCGGCCGGACCAGATCCCGGCCTCCTCGGCCACACCCCCCATCGACGACAACTCCTACCCCGAGGTCGTCCCCGAGGTGCTCAGCCCGGTGAACTACCCCGTCGCCTGCCTGGGGTGGAACATCGTCGGCTCCGGCCCCACCGCCGAACAGCACACCGAGGTGCACATCGGCAAGGAGATGCCGTTGCCGCGCAACGCGACCGGCAAGCCCGCCTCCATCGAGGTGACCACGCCGAGCGCGGACGGGGAGCGGCTCAACTACTTCTACATGCCGCCGGGCCGGGCGGCCGTCGTGCGCGGCGCCACCTCGCCGCAGGACTTCGCGACCGGGCCGATCTACCTGATCTCCGACCGCGGCGTGAAGTTCGGCATCCCCGACCAGCGGACCGCCGCCGCGCTCGGCCTCGCCGACCAGTTGCCCGCACCGGACGCGATCGTGCGGCTGCTGCCCAACGGCGCCTCGCTCAACACCAGGGACGTGCTGCAGACCTACGACGTGGTGCCGGTCGACGCGGGCAGGTTCCCGTCCACCACGCCGTCGGCGCTGCCGGTCCAACAACCGCAACCGACGCCGGGCGGCTGA